The following coding sequences lie in one Rutidosis leptorrhynchoides isolate AG116_Rl617_1_P2 chromosome 6, CSIRO_AGI_Rlap_v1, whole genome shotgun sequence genomic window:
- the LOC139854586 gene encoding conserved oligomeric Golgi complex subunit 2-like produces the protein MRLVVLSNLRSPDQPLATLPQLSPPPRTATADLFGDPIDSYPLWFKQSSFLNPNFNSELYISDLRTFVPFETLRSELQSHLSSLKHELVELIIRDYADFVNLSTKLVDVDAAVLHMRAPLVEIREKILGFRGGSLVSLQGGLKQRAEASAVREILELLIDTSLMLFRRLRKLIKELHSVPVDDSNGDLHTAEKAHLSNGVSTQHAEIGINLRETQSMLLERISSEMNRLKFYFAHAKNLPFIENMEKRLQNASSLLDTSLGHCFVDGLIHKDENALYNCLRAYAAVDNTRNAEEIFRSTVVAPLVQKVIPYSSFGAVSGPIGDELEEDFQQIKRLIAENCTFLLEISSTEKSGLHVFSFLSNSILKEVLWDIQQGKPGAFSPGRPTEFLKNYKSSLSFLADLEGIKKRYCPSRSAVFLDGERAAKYLTADTKEKLTQGAAFKITGRYNEFAAGIVNTARKTETSLQRIRMGAQRRAGATSDVSDHNVSETDRICMQLFLDIQEYGRNLAVLGVEAAKIPAYRSLWQLVAPQDKQAEISLV, from the exons TTAGTTGTACTTTCTAATCTACGTAGCCCGGACCAGCCACTGGCAACGCTGCCGCAACTATCACCTCCGCCGCGTACAGCCACCGCCGACTTATTCGGAGATCCAATCGACTCATATCCCTTATGGTTCAAGCAATCCTCATTCCTAAACCCAAATTTCAATTCCGAATTGTACATCTCCGATCTGCGAACATTCGTTCCGTTCGAAACCCTAAGATCGGAACTCCAATCTCATCTTTCTTCTCTTAAACATGAACTAGTGGAATTAATCATTCGAGATTATGCTGATTTCGTTAATTTAAGTACGAAACTTGTGGATGTTGATGCTGCTGTATTGCATATGCGAGCACCATTGGTTGAGATCCGGGAAAAGATATTAGGGTTTCGTGGAGGATCACTTGTGTCATTACAAGGTGGACTTAAGCAAAGAGCTGAAGCTTCTGCTGTTAGAGAGATCTTAGAACTTTTGATCGATACTTCTCTCATGTTGTTTCGAAG GTTGAGAAAGCTAATAAAGGAGTTGCATAGTGTGCCTGTTGATGATTCAAATGGAGATTTACATACTGCAGAAAAAGCTCATCTTAGTAACGGTGTATCTACACAGCATGCTGAAATTGGAATAAATCTCAGGGAAACTCAAAGCATGCTTTTGGAGAGAATTTCTAGTGAAATGAACAGACTAAAGTTCTACTTTGCTCATGCCAAG AACCTGCCTTTTATTGAAAACATGGAAAAAAGGTTACAGAATGCAAGTTCATTGTTGGATACAAGTTTGGGACACTGTTTTGTAGATGGACTGATACACAAAGATGAAAACGCACTGTACAATTGCTTACGTGCTTATGCTGCTGTGGACAACACCAGAAATGCAGAAGAGATATTTCGTTCAACAGTTGTGGCCCCATTAGTTCAGAAAGTAATTCCATATAGTTCGTTTGGAGCTGTTAGTGGGCCCATTGGGGATGAACTTGAAGAAGACTTTCAACAAATTAAACGTCTCATCGCAGAAAATTGTACATTTTTGTTGGAGATTTCTTCTACAG AAAAATCAGGCTTGCATGTATTTAGCTTTCTTTCTAATTCAATCCTAAAGGAGGTTCTTTGGGATATCCAACAGGGAAAGCCGGGGGCATTTTCCCCTGGAAGGCCTACCGAGTTCTTGAAAAATTACAAATCAAGTTTAAGTTTCCTGGCTGATTTAGAAGGTATCAAAAAAA GATATTGTCCATCCAGATCTGCC GTTTTTCTGGATGGTGAGCGGGCTGCCAAATATTTGACAGCAGATACCAAAGAAAAACTCACGCAAGGTGCCGCCTTTAAGATTACTGGACGCTATAATGAGTTTGCTGCTGGTATTGTTAACACG GCAAGGAAAACAGAGACTTCACTTCAGAGGATACGTATGGGCGCACAGAGACGAGCTGGAGCTACATCCGATGTCTCGGACCATAATGTTTCTGAAACTGATAGAATTTGCATGCAGTTATTTCTTGACATTCAG GAATATGGGCGTAACCTTGCAGTACTTGGGGTTGAAGCAGCCAAGATTCCTGCATATAGATCGTTGTGGCAATTAGTTGCTCCTCAAGATAAACAAGCTGAAATAAGTTTAGTTTAG